A genomic window from Lotus japonicus ecotype B-129 chromosome 1, LjGifu_v1.2 includes:
- the LOC130734063 gene encoding uncharacterized protein LOC130734063, giving the protein MEVYGKSVVEAPSNVIYLSSILGQDGPIPVHKCNWKCENERVCGNMFRCKITGLTHICDKNCNQRIVYDNHSSLCLASGQMFPLTLVEEQAVRGVRRKLDAENSPVDNGGCKRRRDAQFHPSPFERSFSAVSPICSQVGDGMDLN; this is encoded by the coding sequence ATGGAGGTATATGGAAAATCTGTGGTTGAAGCTCCTTCAAATGTTATTTATCTGTCAAGTATTTTGGGTCAGGATGGTCCAATTCCTGTTCACAAATGCAACTGGAAATGCGAAAATGAACGTGTTTGTGGAAACATGTTTCGCTGCAAGATAACAGGGCTGACTCACATCTGTGATAAAAACTGTAACCAGAGAATTGTGTATGATAACCACAGCTCTCTTTGCCTGGCAAGTGGTCAAATGTTCCCCCTCACGCTGGTGGAGGAGCAAGCGGTGAGAGGTGTTCGCAGAAAGCTTGACGCGGAGAATTCACCCGTTGATAACGGTGGTTGTAAGCGTAGAAGGGATGCACAATTTCATCCTTCTCCGTTCGAGAGGTCTTTCTCTGCTGTCAGTCCTATCTGCAGCCAAGTTGGAGATGGCATGGATCTGAACTAG